In Aromatoleum aromaticum EbN1, the sequence ACCCACCCCGCTGGGGCCCACCAGCACGACGTTCTCGGCACGCTCGACGAAGGCGAGGCTGGCCAACTCCTCGATCTGGCTGCGCTTGAGCCCGCTGGCAAAGCCATAGTCGAAGTCCTCGAGCGTCTTGATCGCGGGGAAGCCCGCCAGGCGCGTGAGCATGCTTTGCTTGCGGCTCTGACGACCGGCCGCCTCGGCCCGCAGCAACTGCTCGAGGAAGTCGCTGTAGGCCAGTTGGTCGGTGGCCGCCTGCTGGGCCGCTGCGGCGTAGCCTTGGGCGGTGAGCGGCAGGCTCAGCGTCTGGCACAGCGCCTGGATCCGTTCGTATTGCAGGTTCATGCGCCGATCTCCTGCGCCTGTTGCAGCGTCTGCAGCAACGCGTCGTAGACGGCCAGCGGATGCTGGGCGGGTTGTTCCGTTTCGAGGTGCGCACGCACGGCGGGCGGGCGCACGGGGCCCTCGTCGTGTGCCGCCTCAGCCTGCGGCCGGGCGCCCTCGATGTCGCCCCGCCACGGCGGTGCCAGCGCCTGCAGCGCAGCCCGTTCGGCCGCCAGCCGCGCTACCGGTTGCTCGCCGGTGGTGCCATGCACGCGCACGTTGGCGACTTCGTCGAGCCAGCGGCGCACCTGCACCGTGGCCGTGGCGGCGTCGAGCACCAGACCGGCCTGCTTGAACTGCGCCACCAGCGGCACGTAGAACGAGCGCCGCAGATAGCCGTTGAAGCGCTCCACCTTGCCCTTGGTCCGTGCCCGATAGGGGCGGCACAGCTTGATCACGAACCCGGCGTGACGGGCGTAGTCCAGAAAGCCGGCGTGGTAGCGGTGCGCGCCTTCGCCGTCGACATCGCGCTCGAGCACCACGGTCTTCATGTTGTCGTACAGCACCTGGCGCACCACGCCCCCGAACGCCGCGAAGCTGCGCTCGTGGCAGCCGATCAGCGTCGTCACCTTCATGTCGGTGACAAACTCGACGTAGCTCATGCGGCTGTAGCCGAGCGTGGCGCAGAACGCGTACAGCGGCTGCGCGCCCTTGCGAAACTCCACCCAGTCGACCTGCATCTGGTGGCCCGGCGCCGTCTCGAAGCGCACCACCGGCTCCGATGGCTGCGCCGGCTTGAGCATGTGCATGAACGCGCGCAGCTGGCTGGCGCCACCCTGATAGCCCTGCGCCACGATCTCACGCATCAGGACCGAGGCCGGAATCCAGTGCGGATGCGCCGCCGCCTGGCGTTCGCGCAAGTACGCCTCGAAGGGCGCCAGCTTCGTCACCCGCTGGACCTTGCGCGCGTAGCGCGGCAGCCCCGGCGACGCCAGGTGCGCACGCACCGTGTTCACCGCACACCCCACCTCGGCGGCGATCCGCCGAAGGCTCAACCCGTGACGCCTCAACAGTTCGATTTCCACATACACCTCGTCTGTGATCACCCGGGCTCCAAATGGCCCGATCTTCTCAACTCGGTGTATCAACTTTCAATCGGCAGCCCGTATCAACTTACATCCGGCAGTGACACTTGCCGCCGCCGTTCTTGATCATGACCGGCATGACCTCCTTCATCCCCAGCCAAGTGCCTTTGAGATTGATGTCGACGATGCGATCCCAGCCGTCCTCAGTCTGCTCGATTACATTGTCCGGCCCGATTGAGACCACTCCCCCGATGTTCCCCCGCACATCGATGCGGCCGAAGCGATCCACCGTCTGTTGGACGACTTCCTTCCAGTCGGAGGCGTGCCTTACGTCGCCCTGATAAGCAATAGCGCTGCAGCCGACGTTCTCGATCGCCCCGATGGTCTCATCGAGGCTCTTGCAGTCAAAGCAAACCACTTGGGCGTCCTCCCGGGCGAAACGCAGCGCCGTCGCCTGCCCGATTCCCGAAGCCGCTCCGGTCAGGATCGCAATCTTTTCTTCCACTCGCATCTCCAACTCCTTTTTCTTCAGTTCGCCCGTATAGGACGGTCTCATGGCTGCTCTAAAGCGCGCTGTGGGCCTCGTTCTCCAGACTTCCCTGTCCTCCTGCGACACCGTTGTCCGGCAAGAAGCATGGGCTAGAAGGGGAGCCCTCGGTTGCGCTGTCATCGGTCGGTTTTTTTCAGAACGATCTGTGCATGGAGCCTCCTTCCGTTTGGTGGATGAAAAGAACTCCCCCGCGAGGCACTGCGTTGCGTGGTGGGGCGTGGGGTACAGAGTCGTGGAAAGCGGCCTCGATCCGGCGAACGTGGGAGGCACTCAAGCTCGGTCAAAGGGTGCAGATGTAAGCAGCGACATCGATAATGTCCTGTTCCGAGAGCATGAAGGGATAGAGCGTTGGCATCGGCAGCTGGGGGAGTGGCGATGCTCTTTTCCAGCGTGCCCTGTCATCACGGACGGCTGGAGAGGGATTAGTGCTCAAACCGCGGTACTGCCTTCGCCGCCAGGACAGTTACAGGCGCTGCAGATTGCGACGTAGGTCGCCTTACCCTGGGCGAGATCCGCTGCCTCGGGTCCCTTTGCCGACCGGGCGGCCCGGCTCGACGCCGCCTTGGCGGGGTGGCTAGTCTGCTCGGCCTTCGTGCCCGCGCTGAGTGCGATGATGACCAGGCTCGGTTTCCCGAGCACGCCGAAAGTGGCGTGGGAGACCTTGCCGGAGGTGGGTGCGACATACTGCCTGCCGCCGGCCGAGTGGGTGATCACGCGGCGCCCGCTCACTTGCCAACGGGCGCTCGCGCCCCTTACCACGACTGAGGTGCCCTGGGCCGACACTACGCCGGCTTGGGTTTCGGCAGGCCCCGCTTCCTTCGAGACCTTCCCTGCAGCGTGGATGCTGCCGCGGGCGCATACGGCGGACAGGACCGCGCGGGCAGTGCGCGGGCAGTGCATGTGCTGCGGCCCAAGACGCCCATGTTTCTTGCCCGCGGCGACGTCCATCGTCCAGCGCATCGGGGCGTTCACGCCTTGGCCCTGCGGGCGAGGGCGTGGCGGGCGGCGACGTAGCCGAAGGTGAGGGGGGCGCGGAGGGTGTGTGGCTGGCGCCATAGTAGGCCCGCCCCGAAGGGGCTAGCCACGCAGTTGCCCACGTCGCACAGGCCGGGGAGGGGGGTGCCGCAGTCGAGCACCTGCGCGTGCTCGTTGATCGAGGGGCCACCGCAGGTGTCGAGCGCCCCAGACCCGGACGTTTCGGAGGGGTATTCGTCAAAGTCGTCTCCTTTTTCAATGGCGATCATCGGGCCGGCCGAGGGTGCTGCGCGGGTGCCAACGCACTGCGCCCTGAACCGTATGCCGCCTTTCCTCGGCTCGCGGCGCGGCGCGAGGGCGCCCGCGGGGAGGCGTAGCCTCACTACGTTATATGTATGACAATACCAATTTGTAATCGTTGTCATTCCAACCTATAACAAACACCAATAACAAAACTGATTGTGATGTAGGTAAAACGCTTTCGGCGGCGCCTCGGAGGTTGCGGTTCTGCCATGATGATTGAGGTCTGGAAGGCTTCTCCGTCAGCTGCCGTTGCTGCCCCGTACTTTCCAATCTGGGCAGCCCCATCTTTCTTTCGATCTGCTCCGCGCCTCGTCGGCTGGCGTAGAGGGGGCAACTGTCCTGGCCCGGGCACTCCCGCAGACACCCTTGGAACCGCCGGGCGGAGTCATCTTGGGGAAAAACGTCTATTGTTTTCGGTGGGGTGACAGTATAATATTTGTGCTGTTTAAATATAAACCTATCACGATTTGGAGGAGATCATGAGATACCTCACTCTCGGCAAAACGAACATCCAGACCTCTGAAATGGGCTTTGGTTGTATGGGGATGTCCGAGTTCTACGGCGAGGCCGACGACGCGGAATCCCTGAAGACGCTCGAGCGGGCCTTCGATCTGGGGGTGACGCTCTACGACACCTCCAACGTCTACGGCCGCGGCCACAACGAGAAGCTGGTGGGTCAGTTCGCTCGCGGCAAGCGCGACAAGCTGGTGATCTGCAGTAAGTTCGGCGTGGTCCGGGATCCGAGTGGCCCGAGCGGCAGCACCTACGACCGCGGAATCGATAATTCGCCCCTCTACATGCGGCGCTGCTGCGAGGAATCCTTGACCCGTCTCGGGATCGAGGCGATTGACCTCTATTACGTTCACCGTGTCGATCCGAACGTTCCCATCGAGGAAACCGCAGCCGCGCTGGCCGAATTGATCCGCGAGGGCAAGATTAAGAGCTACGGTCTCTCGGAAGTGACGGCCGAGCAGCTGCGCCGCGCTCACGCCGTGCATCCGGTGACGGCGCTTCAATCCGAGTATTCGCTGTGGAATCGCGAGCCCGAGCTCGACGTGCTGCCCGCCTGCAAGGAGCTGGGTATTACTTTCATCGCGTATTCGCCGCTCGGCCGGGGCTTCCTGACCGGCGCCATCAAGCAGGCGGGCGAGTTGAAATCGGACGATTTTCGCCTCTCTCTGCCGCGTTTTCAGGGCGAGAACTTCGACCGCAACCAAGTCCTGGTCGGGCAGATCAAGCAGTTCGCTACCGCGAAGAATTGCACCCCGGGTCAGATCGCTCTTACCTGGCTGTACTACCGCGGCCAGGACATCGTTCCGATTCCAGGCACGAAGCGGATTAAATACCTGGAAGAGAATGTCGGCGCGAAGGGGGTCAAGCTGACGCAGTCCGACCTCGATCAACTGGAAGAGATCCTTCCGCTCGGCGCACCGGCCGGCAGCCGTTACGACGCGAAGTTCGGCGGCAACCCGCAAACGCCGAAGTCGTAAGTCTGGTTAGTTAAAGGGAGGAAAACGAAGAATGAGTGCAAGTTGGAAGCTCTGGGAGTTGCCGTTTTTCGATCGGTGGCACAAGGATCTGGCGGTGCAAGTCACATCGTGGCTCGCCTCCCGATCCCACAACGCCGGGTCGGACGGCTTTATCGCGGAATGCCGCGGTATCGTTCGTGACTTGGGAGATGCCGGGTTGCTGCGCTACGTGGTTCCGGAGGGCAGCGAGAGCTACGACTTGCGCTCGATCTGTCTCCTGCGCGAAGCGCTGACCTACGAACACGCCTTGCTGGATGGCATGTTCGCCATGCAGGGCATCGGCACGATCGGCATCCGCCAGTTCGGTAGCGAAGAACAAAAGGAGCGGTACCTGCCGGGTTGCCGGCGTGGGACACGCGTCGCGGCCTTCGCCCTGACCGAGCCCGAAGCCGGTTCTGATGTGGCTTCCTTGGCGACGACTGCCACCCGCGACGGCGATCATTTCATCATCAACGGGGAGAAGACGCTCATCTCCAACGCAGGCTTCGCCGACCACTATGTCGTCGTGGCGCGTACCGGTGAAGCGCCGCGTTCGCGCGGACTCTCGGCGTTCATTGTGGATGCAGAAACGCCCGGGGTCAGCGCCGGGGAGCAGATGGAGTTTATCGCCAAGCATCCGGGCGGTTCGATCAAGTTCACCGACTGCCGGGTACCAGCGTGCGCCATGCTGGGGGCGCCGGGGCAGGGCTTCACTGTCGCGATGGCGGCGTTCGATATCTTCCGTCCGTCAGTAGGTGCCGCTGCGGTGGGGTTGGCCCAGCGGGCCATGCATGAGACGCTGAAGCGCGTCACAACGCGGCAGCTGTTCGGCAAGCCGATGTGCGAGTTGCAGAGCGTGCAGATGACGCTCGCCGATATGGCCGCCGACATCGATACCGCTGCCCTGACGGTGTACCGCGCCGGGTGGTCGCACGACGTTCTGGGCAAGCGCGGCTCCTATGCGCCGTCCATGGCGAAGCTCGTCGGCAGCGAAGCGGCCGGCCGCGTGGTCGATCGCGCCGTTCAGCTCAGCGGCGGAATGGGGGTCACGCAAGGTAATCTGATCGAGCAGTTGTACCGCGAAGCTCGCCCCATGCGGATATACGAAGGTGCCTCTGAGGTGCAGAAGCAGATCATCGCCCGCTCGATGCTCGCGGAGTACCTCGGAAAATGACGATACGCGACAAGACGGCCATCGTCGGCCTGGGCTCCACGCCTTATTACAAGCGGGGGCAATCGGCGCCGCAAACGCTGATCGAGCTGGTCGGAAAATCGGTTCTGGCCGCGCTCGACGACGCAGGGCTCAGCGTGCGCGAGGTGGACGGTTTCGCCTATTTCGCAGGCGGCTTCGATACCGGGATGCTAATGGAGACCTTGGGCATCCCCGAGGTGCGCTTTACGGCCAGTCTCACTGGTGCTGGCGGTGGCTCGGCCGGCGCTGTGGGCCTGGCCGCCGCGGCGATCGTGTCCGGCATGGCGGACGTGGTCGTTTGTGTCGGTGCGAATCAGATGGGCGAGCAGCGCTTCGGCTCGATCACGTCGCGCTACGACGCCACGCCGGAGAACACCTTCTTCTCCGCTGCCGGTCTCGTCGGCCCTGGGCATATGTTTGCCTTGCTGGCGCGCCGCCACATGCATCTGTATGGAACCACGCGCGAGAACTACGCCGACGTCGCCATCACCACCCGCAACCACGCTCTCAACAATCCGAACGCTTTGATGCGCAAGCCGCTGACGCGCGAGGATTACTTCAAGGCGCCGCTGCTAGCCGATCCGCATTGCCTCTACGATTTCTGCTTGGAATGCGATGGCGCGATCGCCGTGGTCGTCACTAGCGCCGAGCGCGCCCGGGATTTGCGCTCGACGCCGGTTCGCGTGCTGGCGAGCACCCACGGCGGATCGCGCGACTGGGGGCGGTCCGTTTACTGGATGAACATGCCCGACGAGACCTTCGCCTCTTCGGGGCACGCCGTCGTTGCGCGCAACTTGTACGCGATGGCCGACGTCGGCCCCGAGGACATCGACGTGGCGCAGATCTATGACCACTTCAGCTCTCAGGTCATCATGCAGCTGGAAGACTACGGCTTCTGCCCGAAGGGTGAGGGCGGGCCCTTTGTTTCCAGCGGCGCGATCGCCTTCGATGGCGGCCTAATCCCGGTGAACACGGATGGCGGACAGCTTTCCTGCGGCTACGTGTGGGGCATGACCCACGTCCGCGAGGCGGTGGAACAGATCCGCGGCGTGGCCGCCAACCAAGTGGCGGGTGCCGAGCTGGCACTAGTAACCGGGGGCCCGTCGTGTTTGCCAGTCAGCGGCTTGATTCTTGGGAAATAGACATGTCTGTGCATATTGCAAAGCGCCCACCCGTACAATATTTTAATCATGCCACTGATGCCTGGATGCAGCCCTTTTGGGATGCCGCCGTACAACATAGTCTCGTGGGTGCAAGCTGCGCCAAATGCGGCACGTTTCGCATGCCACCCACTCCGTTCTGTCCCCACTGCCACTCCCAGGGGCTGAACTGGGTGGCCCTGCCCGGCACCGGGACGGTTTATTCCTACTCGGTGGTGAAACGGGCGATCCTCCCAAGCATGGAAGACTGTCTGCCTTACGTCACCGCGATTATCGAGCTCGACGGAGCGGGAGGCACGCGGCTGATCAGCAATGTAGTCGACATTCCTGTTGATGCTGTTCGGGTAGATCTCAAGGTGCGGGTCGTGTGGGACGATAACTGGGGCGGCGTCACCGTTCCCCGTTTCACGGCTGACCTGTAGCGCCGGCTGCCGCGAACCGGGCAGCAATCTGCACGGGGCGGCGGGCGCTACGCCGCCGGTTTCTTCATTCGTCCATAAGCCGAGCGCAAGCGCAGCCCTGCGTTCCACAGCGAATTCCCCCTTCTTCTCGGTCGCTCGTGCGGCCCTGCGGCGTGCGACCTCCAACCCTACTTCGGTCGCCAAGAACACGACCGTTGCAGCGGCCAGCATCAGTGTTGGTGCAGCCGTTACCCCACTGATCCGTATATTCCCCTGGGCGCCCAACGGCCGGGGTGCGCCTGCGTTTCACGGTAGGCGTGAGGGGATCGATGCGGCAGATTCGAGGCAGCATGCGTATATTGAAAATTTGCTGAAAATATATTGCGTAGCTCGCAAAATATAATCTAAACTTGATCTAATGGATGGGTAGATCAGGGCGTCAAGCAAAATTTCCGATTGGTTGTGCGACGAAAATATTCAAATTGACGTCCTTAGATAGGAATCATTTAGGCGTACAGAACAATAATGTCTCAAGTTCAATACAATCATGTTGTAGGGGATTAATAATGCTGACTTTTCCGAGATTCATTCCCCACTTGTCGCGCGATCAATGGACCTTGCCGGCCGTCCTCGAGTACCAGGCCGTGCACAGAGCCAATCGGCCGTTCTTCTCGTGGATGGACAGCGGCGCGCCGGAGACCTTCGTCGAGGTGAACGCGCGGGTTAATCGTCTCGCACATGGGCTAGCTGCGTTCGGCGTGGCCAAGGGGGATCTGGTCGGGTTGCTGCTGCCGAACTGCCCCGAGTTTATCTACACGTGGTTTGCGCTGTGCAAGCTCGGTGCGGTCGAACTCGCCATCAGCGACGCCTACAAAGGGGCCTTCCTCGCGCACCCGATGAACTTGGGCAAGGCGCGCGTGCTGTTCACCAACGCAGACCTAGCGCAGCGCGTGGCGGAGATCGAGGATGATCTGCCCAGCCTCGAGCGGATCGTGATCGTCGATCGGCCCGAGGGAACGGCCTCTTCGGCACCCAAGTTCCACCGGATTGTCGTCAGCCGCTTCGAGGAACTGTACACCGACAACACGAGCAACCCAGATGTCATCGTCACGCCCCATGATCCTGCTGCTGTGCTGATGACTTCTGGCACAACGGGTCCCTCCAAGGGCGTCGTTATGCCCCACTCGCAGTTCTATTTCTTCGCCGAGGAGGATGTTCAGCTCACGCGCCTGCGCGAGGAGGACGTCTATATGACCGGCTTCCCGCTGTTCCACGGCAACGCGCAGTTCCTCACCGTGTATCCGTGCCTCATTGCGGGGGCGCACGTGGTGCTGTACCCCCGCTTCAGTGCCTCCGACTGGGTTGGTCGCGTGTGCCGGTCTGGCGCCACGGTCACCAACCTGCTCGGCGCGACGATGGCCTTCATCCTGTCGCAGCCGCCTTCTGAGAACGACCGCGCCCACCGCATACGCTGCATCTACGCCGCGCCGCTGTCGCCCGATCTGGCAGGCAAGTTCACCGAGCGCTTCGGCGTAGAGGAGTACGTGGATGGCTTCGGTCAGACCGAAATCTCGAACGTCTTCATGACCCCGCCGGATGCGCCGCGACCTGCCGGCGCGTCAGGCGTCCTAGTGGATCAGTGGTTCGAAGTCAAGTTAGTCAATCCAGAAACCGACGAGGATGTGCCCGAGGGTGAAATCGGCGAACTCCTCGTGCGCAACAAGGCGCCCGGGATCATGAGTACGGAATACCTCGGCATGCCGGAGAAGACCATCGAGGCCCGTCGCAACCTCTGGTTCCACACCGGGGACGCTCTGCGGCGCGATAAGGATGGGTGGTACTACTTCGTCGACCGCGTCAAAGACGCGCTGCGTCGCCGCGGCGAGAACATCTCCTCGTTCGAGGTGGAGGCGGGCGTGCGCTCGCATCCAGCTGTGGCCGAATGCGCAGTTGTCGGGGTACGCGCTGACGAAGCCGCAGGCGAGGACGAGGTGATGGCCTGCGTGGTGCTGAACCCGGGCGACGAGGTTTCCTTCGATGAGCTGAGCGAATGGTGCGAAGCGCGCATGCCTAACTTCATGGTGCCGCGCTACATCCAGATCCTGCCTGATCTTCCCCGCACCGCGAGCGAAAAGGTGCGCAAGAAGGAGCTTCGCGAACGGGGTGTCACCGCCACCACCTGGGATCGCCTGCAAAGCGGCAAGGGCCAGGGCGCGGCAGTCAAGTCCGGGGCGCAGAAATGACGACCGCCAATGAACACGTCAAGATCGAGCGCCAAGGCGCGGTCGCGCTGGTCACGCTCAATCGCCCCGAGGCGCTCAACGCGATCAACGACGACATCCGCGGCAGCCTGCCCCAAATGCTGCGCGAGTTCGATGCCGATGTCGAAATCGGTGCGATCGTCATTGCCGGGTCAGGCGAGCGCGGCTTTAGCGTGGGCGCCGACATCAAGGAGAGCCGGCCGAACGACTCGCCGATTGCGACGCGCCGGCGGCTCGTTCCCACGACTTGGATCGAGGCTCTGGATGCGACCTGCAAGCCGGTGATTGCGGCCATTCACGGCTTCTGCCTGGGCGGCGGCATGGAGCTCGCCCTGGCGTGCGACGTGCGCGTCGTGGCCAAGGGCGCCGAGTTCGCCCTGCCGGAGACCGCTCTGGGGTTGATGCCGGGTGGTGGCGGCACGCAGCGGCTGCCGCGCCTCATCGGACTGTCCCGGTCGCTGGACCTGCTCCTTACCGGGGACCGCATCGGTGCCGAGGAAGCCTACCGGATCGGGATTGCGACCCGTCTGGCGGAGTCGCCCGAAGCCGCCCTCGCCGAGGCGATGCGGGTTGCCGAGCTGATCGCGGCACGTCCCCGCGTGGCTGTCGCTTATGTCAAGGAAGCCGCGCGTGCGGGGCTCGACATGGACCTGGCCAATGGCCTGAAGCTGGAGAAGAGCCTCTTCGCCCTCCTGACCTC encodes:
- a CDS encoding AMP-binding protein, with the protein product MLTFPRFIPHLSRDQWTLPAVLEYQAVHRANRPFFSWMDSGAPETFVEVNARVNRLAHGLAAFGVAKGDLVGLLLPNCPEFIYTWFALCKLGAVELAISDAYKGAFLAHPMNLGKARVLFTNADLAQRVAEIEDDLPSLERIVIVDRPEGTASSAPKFHRIVVSRFEELYTDNTSNPDVIVTPHDPAAVLMTSGTTGPSKGVVMPHSQFYFFAEEDVQLTRLREEDVYMTGFPLFHGNAQFLTVYPCLIAGAHVVLYPRFSASDWVGRVCRSGATVTNLLGATMAFILSQPPSENDRAHRIRCIYAAPLSPDLAGKFTERFGVEEYVDGFGQTEISNVFMTPPDAPRPAGASGVLVDQWFEVKLVNPETDEDVPEGEIGELLVRNKAPGIMSTEYLGMPEKTIEARRNLWFHTGDALRRDKDGWYYFVDRVKDALRRRGENISSFEVEAGVRSHPAVAECAVVGVRADEAAGEDEVMACVVLNPGDEVSFDELSEWCEARMPNFMVPRYIQILPDLPRTASEKVRKKELRERGVTATTWDRLQSGKGQGAAVKSGAQK
- a CDS encoding Zn-ribbon domain-containing OB-fold protein; the encoded protein is MSVHIAKRPPVQYFNHATDAWMQPFWDAAVQHSLVGASCAKCGTFRMPPTPFCPHCHSQGLNWVALPGTGTVYSYSVVKRAILPSMEDCLPYVTAIIELDGAGGTRLISNVVDIPVDAVRVDLKVRVVWDDNWGGVTVPRFTADL
- a CDS encoding enoyl-CoA hydratase/isomerase family protein, which produces MTTANEHVKIERQGAVALVTLNRPEALNAINDDIRGSLPQMLREFDADVEIGAIVIAGSGERGFSVGADIKESRPNDSPIATRRRLVPTTWIEALDATCKPVIAAIHGFCLGGGMELALACDVRVVAKGAEFALPETALGLMPGGGGTQRLPRLIGLSRSLDLLLTGDRIGAEEAYRIGIATRLAESPEAALAEAMRVAELIAARPRVAVAYVKEAARAGLDMDLANGLKLEKSLFALLTSSADRIEAARAFREKRQPNFIGA
- a CDS encoding acyl-CoA dehydrogenase family protein, whose protein sequence is MSASWKLWELPFFDRWHKDLAVQVTSWLASRSHNAGSDGFIAECRGIVRDLGDAGLLRYVVPEGSESYDLRSICLLREALTYEHALLDGMFAMQGIGTIGIRQFGSEEQKERYLPGCRRGTRVAAFALTEPEAGSDVASLATTATRDGDHFIINGEKTLISNAGFADHYVVVARTGEAPRSRGLSAFIVDAETPGVSAGEQMEFIAKHPGGSIKFTDCRVPACAMLGAPGQGFTVAMAAFDIFRPSVGAAAVGLAQRAMHETLKRVTTRQLFGKPMCELQSVQMTLADMAADIDTAALTVYRAGWSHDVLGKRGSYAPSMAKLVGSEAAGRVVDRAVQLSGGMGVTQGNLIEQLYREARPMRIYEGASEVQKQIIARSMLAEYLGK
- a CDS encoding thiolase C-terminal domain-containing protein, producing the protein MTIRDKTAIVGLGSTPYYKRGQSAPQTLIELVGKSVLAALDDAGLSVREVDGFAYFAGGFDTGMLMETLGIPEVRFTASLTGAGGGSAGAVGLAAAAIVSGMADVVVCVGANQMGEQRFGSITSRYDATPENTFFSAAGLVGPGHMFALLARRHMHLYGTTRENYADVAITTRNHALNNPNALMRKPLTREDYFKAPLLADPHCLYDFCLECDGAIAVVVTSAERARDLRSTPVRVLASTHGGSRDWGRSVYWMNMPDETFASSGHAVVARNLYAMADVGPEDIDVAQIYDHFSSQVIMQLEDYGFCPKGEGGPFVSSGAIAFDGGLIPVNTDGGQLSCGYVWGMTHVREAVEQIRGVAANQVAGAELALVTGGPSCLPVSGLILGK
- the istA gene encoding IS21-like element ISAzo17 family transposase, whose translation is MITDEVYVEIELLRRHGLSLRRIAAEVGCAVNTVRAHLASPGLPRYARKVQRVTKLAPFEAYLRERQAAAHPHWIPASVLMREIVAQGYQGGASQLRAFMHMLKPAQPSEPVVRFETAPGHQMQVDWVEFRKGAQPLYAFCATLGYSRMSYVEFVTDMKVTTLIGCHERSFAAFGGVVRQVLYDNMKTVVLERDVDGEGAHRYHAGFLDYARHAGFVIKLCRPYRARTKGKVERFNGYLRRSFYVPLVAQFKQAGLVLDAATATVQVRRWLDEVANVRVHGTTGEQPVARLAAERAALQALAPPWRGDIEGARPQAEAAHDEGPVRPPAVRAHLETEQPAQHPLAVYDALLQTLQQAQEIGA
- a CDS encoding SDR family NAD(P)-dependent oxidoreductase; translated protein: MRPSYTGELKKKELEMRVEEKIAILTGAASGIGQATALRFAREDAQVVCFDCKSLDETIGAIENVGCSAIAYQGDVRHASDWKEVVQQTVDRFGRIDVRGNIGGVVSIGPDNVIEQTEDGWDRIVDINLKGTWLGMKEVMPVMIKNGGGKCHCRM
- a CDS encoding aldo/keto reductase, producing the protein MRYLTLGKTNIQTSEMGFGCMGMSEFYGEADDAESLKTLERAFDLGVTLYDTSNVYGRGHNEKLVGQFARGKRDKLVICSKFGVVRDPSGPSGSTYDRGIDNSPLYMRRCCEESLTRLGIEAIDLYYVHRVDPNVPIEETAAALAELIREGKIKSYGLSEVTAEQLRRAHAVHPVTALQSEYSLWNREPELDVLPACKELGITFIAYSPLGRGFLTGAIKQAGELKSDDFRLSLPRFQGENFDRNQVLVGQIKQFATAKNCTPGQIALTWLYYRGQDIVPIPGTKRIKYLEENVGAKGVKLTQSDLDQLEEILPLGAPAGSRYDAKFGGNPQTPKS